In Vibrio kanaloae, the genomic stretch GCCTCGTTAATATTGGTTATTAATTCGAAACCTAGGTTCCAACCAGAACTTCCAAACAGTACAAACAAAAACAGCGCCAAATTAGGCGCTGTTTTTCGTTTATGGGCTCGCTAATACATTAAGCAATAAAAATCTGTGCCAGTGCATAGCCCAAGCAACATGCGCCTACAACACCGATTAAACCAACCGACATAAATGAGTGGTTGAAATACCACTTACCAATCTTGGTGGTGCCAGAGACATCGAAGTTAACCGTTGCGATATCTGATGGGTAGTTAGGGATAAAGAAGTAGCCGTAAACTGCTGGCATTAAACCGATCAACAAGGCTGGGTCTAGTCCTAAGCCAAGTCCAACCGGTAGCATCATACGTGCAGTAGCCGCTTGAGAGTTCACCACAACCGATACGATGAATAGCGCTAGCGCAAACGTCCATGGGTAATTGGTGACCATTTCCACGATGCCCGATTTGAACTGAGGCATTGCGTATTGGAAGTAAGTATCCGACATCCAAGCAATACCGAAGATAGCAATCGCCGCCACCATACCGGATTTGAATACCACGCCATTTGGCACATCACGCGGGTCAGTTTTGGTCGCCAATAAGATGATACCACCGAAGCAGAGCATCATCATTTGGATGATCACCGACATCTTGATTGGCTTGTCGCCGTCTACGATGGTTCTGATCTCAGGCACCATCGCCACAATAACAATCACGACAATTGAAAGTAGGAAAATCAAAACCGCATTACGAGCCGAAGTTGGCAGTACTTCATCCAAAGATGTCGCCGTCGTGTTTTCAATACGCTTTTTCCACTCAGGATCTTTCAAGCGCGCTTGATAATCAGGATCGTCGTTCAATTCTTTACCGCGTTTCAAGCTGTACAAAGATAATAAGAATGTACCGAACAATGTCGCAGGAACCGTAACCAACAGAATAGAAAGCAGAGTAATAGAGTGTTGGACATCTGAAAGTTGCGCAAGGTAATACACCACAGCAGCAGAAATTGGCGATGCCGTAATGGCCAATTGAGAGGCAACTGACGCCGCCGCCATTGGGCGCTCAGGACGAATACCGTTCTTTAGTGCTACATCACCAATGATAGGCATGATTGAGTAAACCGCATGGCCAGTACCTAACAGGAAAGTCATCGAGTAAGTAACAAACGGTGCTATCAAGGTAACGCGTTTCGGATTCTTCCTTAACACCCTTTCGGCTACTTGCAGCATGTATTTCAAGCCACCAGCAGCTTCAAGAATAGAAGCACAGGTAACAACCGCGAGGATAATCAGCATAACGGTGACAGGTGGAGACGTTGGTGGCATTTTGAAGACAAACACCTCAATAACCAAGCCAATACCAGAAACAACACCTAAGCCAATACCGCCATACCGGGACCCGATATAAAGTACAACTAATAAAAATAGAAACTCAAAGTACAACATAAGCAACCTTACGAAAAATATGGACTAGTACTATTTTCTCGGTAAGTTCAGCAATTTACTTATTGTTTGATCACACTCTTATTTCAGGCTCACGCTAATTGTTTTTTATAAGATAATGGTCACGCTAACAAGACTGTAAGTTTATGAATTGTAATAGTAATCTAGCCGATAGACCTATAGTTGTTATGTATGATAACCATTATTGTATCTGTTAGAACAACATGGCCTATAAAACACCATACTCATAACTTAACGATATTATTCAAACTAAAATCAATCACATTCCAAGTCATTTAGTGGCATATTACATCACCAACTCCTCTGATTATTACTCAACGCTGACTCGCCTATCCCTAGACACTATGTCAAAATAATCCACCTGATGACGACAACAAATAAAGAACCACGTATATGAATTTTCAAGCTGCTATTTTTGATATGGATGGACTACTGCTCGACACCGAGCGACTTTGTATGCAGGTTTTTGAAGAAGCATGTCACGCGCAAGGTGTGCCATTTTTGCAGGATGTTTATCTAGGCATCATTGGTTGCAACGCAAAAACCATTGAACAGATCTTTAGAAATGGCTACGGTGAAAGCTTAGATTACCCAGCGCTGAACAACGAATGGCGCACGCGCTACAGTGCGATTGTTAAGCATCAAGCCATCCCAGTAAAAGATGGCGTGATTGAGCTGCTTGAATGGCTAAAATCGAATGACATTCCAATCGCGGTGGCAACCTCTACTCAGCTCGATATCGCAAAGAAGAAGCTTGAGTTGGCTGGTCTAGATTCTTACTTCACCTCGTTAAGCACAGGCTGCGAAGTGACTCACGGTAAGCCTCACCCAGAGATTTACTTACTAGCGGCAGAACGCTTAGGTGTAGCTCCTGAAACCTGTCTCGCGTTTGAAGACTCAAACAACGGCATTCGCGCATCGATGGCGGCTAACATGATCAGCTTCCAGATCCCAGATCTGGTTGAGCCTTGCGAAGAAGTCAAAGCCCTTGGTCACACGATCAGCCCTTCCCTGCATCATGTGTTAGCACAGCTTCAACAAGCCGCTGCTTAAGTTCTGATTACCGTTGATAACGCTTTTATCAACGTAGACAAGCCTCTCTATCAAGCCGACTCACAGAGTCGGTTTATTTGTTGATATTCCTTTTATAAAAGATAAAAACTCGCGCTTGAAACTGTTAAAGTCGATGGGAAATAAATGCTAGGTGATAAACAACATTACTAACGTCTAAAGGTGGAGAAAGGGACGCGTGATTGAAAAACTAGAAAGCCAACTGATTGATTTTGCACAACAAGAAATGACACAAGATTCAGCGCACGACATCAGCCACATCAAGCGAGTAGTCAAAACTGCTAAGGCTTTATGTACTCAAGAACAGGCGAAGCTTGAGGTCGTTCTGCCTGCCGCTTACCTTCATGATTGTTTCACCTTTCCCAAGAACCACCCAGACAGAGCCCAAAGCTCACAAATGACGGCAGACAAGGCGATCTCTTTCCTCAAATCTATCGACTATCCCGCACCCTATCTCGATGAGATCCATCACGCGATTGTCACGCACAGCTACAGTGCCAACATCACTCCAGAAACCTTGGAAGCTCAAATCGTCCAAGATGCTGATCGTCTCGATTCTCTCGGTGCAATTGGCATTGCTCGCTGCCTATACGTTGGTCAGAGCTTTAACGCTGAACTCTATAACCACGAAGACCCGTTCGCCAAGCAGCGTGACTTGGATGACAAGCATTACAGCGTCGACCATTTCTACGTGAAGCTGTTTAAACTCGCTGAAACCATGAATACAGAATCTGCCAAGTTAGAAGCCAACAAACGCACTGATTACATGCGCGGTTTTCTTGATCAACTGGTCTCAGAGGTATAGCACCTTGCGGCTTAAAACTATTTAGCTGTTTTGTTTAATTGATTTGAAGACAGTAAGTAGCTTAGGCTACTTTTCATCTGCAAGTTTGACCCCATATCATTAAGCATTGGCTACACAGATGTAATTTGGAACCTCCAATGACCCAAGAAAAATTCGACACTATTTATCAACGCGCAGCTCACCGTAAAGGCGGAGCGGCCGAGCTCGAAAAGATTGTTCGTGCGCCCCTTTCACAAGCTGAGCTATCACAAATCACCGACGATCGTTGGCTAGCCGCCTTTACCGAAAAGGTATTCCAGTGTGGTATTTCGTGGAATGTGGTGAGAAAGAAATGGCCGCAATTCGAAGAAGTGTTCTTTGAATTCGACATCGAAAAGATGCTGATGCTGCCGAACGAGATGTGGGAACAGAAAGCACAAGACCCACGCATTATTCGCCACCTGACTAAGGTGATGACTATCCCTGCCAATGCCACCATGATTCACAACGCCAAGCGTGAAGCGGATTCCTTCTCACAAATGGTTGCCGACTGGCCTTCAGAACGCATCACAGAACTTTGGGATTATCTGAAGAAACACGGCAAGCGATTAGGTGGTAATACTGGTGCCTACGCTCTGCGCCAAATGGGTAAAGATACCTTCATCTTGTCATCGGACGTTGAAGCGCACCTACGCAGTACCGATGTGATCGATAGCGGTCGTAACACCAAGCGAGCACAAGTCGCGGCAAGTAAAGCTTTCAACGAGTGGCAGCAGCAATCAGGACGTAGCCTGAGCGAGATCAGCCAGATCGTGGCATACAGCTGTGGTGACAATCGAGTTTAGTTACGAAAACACCCTCGTATCGCTGTTACACAATCTCATGCTGCTCGATATGCACCTGTCTTTGTGCAAACTACATGTTATAAATCATTAACAAACCAGCGTGTATCGCACTTTCATTCAGTAGCATTGTATAGATAAATGTATACAATATAGAGTGACACTCATGAAATATACTCGAGCCACCCTCTTCGACTAAACAAGGGCCCTTATCTCTATGACAGCTCTCAAAAACTCTGTCTCCAAAGGTGTAAAAACGAAAGTAACCGGCCAAACTCAAGACGATGTTGTTTACTGCCATATCTTCGACGCGATATTAGAACAAAGGCTGCCACCGGCCACAAAACTAAGCGAAGAAGCGCTAGCAGATATCTTCAGTGTAAGCCGTACTATCATCCGTCGAGCCTTGCTACGTCTCTCGTTAGAGCAAGTTGTCGTGATCCGTCCTAACCGAGGTGCCGTGATTGCAGCCCCCACAGTAGACGAAGCCAAACAGATATTTAAAGCACGTGAAGTGATGGAGATAGCGATCACTGAGCTTGCTGTGAAAAACGCGACCAAAACACAGATAGAAGAGTGCAGAAAGTTGGTCGCGAAAGAGAACTGCGCCTTCGACCAAGGCGACTATGGCTCTGGTTTACGATTGTCTGGTGAGTTCCACATTAAACTGGCAGAAATGGCAGAAAACGCACCTCTGCTCGCTTTCCAACGCAGTTTAGTGTCGCAAACATCACTGCTGATCGCTCAATACGAAACAGGTAACCACTCAAACTGTTCTCTAGACGAACACTCAGGGTTACTGGATGCGATTGAGTCTGGTAACGAACAACAAGCGGTAGAATTGATGCACGAGCACCTAAGCCACATTCGTTCTAAACTCAACCTAGACAGCAGTACGGCTTCTAGTGACCTGCATGTGGTGTTCTCTGATCTGCTTAAGAGCAAGTCATAGAAGATTCAACAAGCGATTAACAACTTTTTGTTAACAGCTTTTGTTTACAAAACAGGAGAGAAGTAAGCCTCAACGTTTACTTCTCTTTTTTATACGTGAAACCCTCCTCCATCGTTAGAAATCATGCCTAACTTCCTTGTTCGCCTTGCTATTACTAGCCTGAGTAAGTCTATAGAAGCACATAGCACAGGGGTCCCACCTCAACAAAACATCCTATATTTTTGTATACATACTTAAAAATATATTCACCCCTCAAAACTTATAGAACTCAGCAAACCTCATATAAAACAAATAAATAAAACCAAAAATCCATTGTATACAATTTAACACGAAATGACTTTGTTGCATTTTTGTAAATAAATAGTTGACCACGGGGTCAGGATGGATAATTATTGAGTTAGAAGTCAAAAAGAATACACATGGAAATATGTCGATTTACAAGGAGGTCTCTTGATTACTTTTTTGCTCAATCAGGAAATAAGATGTGAAGATAATCTGTCGCCGAATATGACAGTGCTCAACTACCTTCGTACCAAGGTTAATAAAACCGGTACAAAAGAAGGTTGTGGGTCGGGTGACTGTGGTGCATGTACGGTAGTTCTGGGTGAAGTGGTTGATGGACAACTGCAATACCGCTCGGTGAACTCTTGCCTGACGTTCGTTTCAGCGCTGCATGGAAAGCAACTGATCACAGTAGAAGATCTACAAAACCGAGATCGCTCTTTACACCCAGTGCAGAAAGCAGTGGTGGATTTTCACGGTTCACAGTGTGGTTACTGCACACCTGGCTTCATCATGTCGATGTTTGCGCTAGGCAAGAACAAACCCGATGCGAGCAAAGAAGACGTCATGGAATCACTGGCGGGTAACCTATGTCGCTGTACGGGCTACCGACCAATTGTTGATGCTGCGATGTCGCTTTCAACAGACCAACCTTTGATCGACCAATTCGCTGAACTTGAACGCAACACCATCAAGAAGCTAGAAAATATTCAAGACACCGAGGCCAACTTACGCCTTGGTCACCTCACCGCTTTTTCCCCGAAAAGCACTGATGAGCTGGCCAAGCTTTTTCAAGCACATCCGAACGCTAAGCTGGTTGCTGGCGGCACGGATTTAGCACTGGAAGTGACTCAATTCCATCGTGAGATTGAAACGCTGATCAGCGTAAACCTAGTTGAAGACATGAAGGTATGTGAAGAGACCGACACCGATTTAATCATTGGTGCCAACCTACCTATCAGTGATTCTTACTCACTACTGAAAAAACACTACCCAGATTTTGGTGAACTGCTGCATCGCTTTGCGTCACTGCAAGTGCGTAACCAAGGCACCATCGGCGGTAACGTTGCCAATGCCTCACCTATCGGAGATACCCCTCCTCTGCTGATTGCTCTCGACGCGAAAATCAAACTTCGCAGCGGAGACGAGTCACGCACCATGCCGATTGAAGACTACTTCATCAGCTACAAAGTGACGGCGCAAAAAGAGAGTGAATTCATTGAACAAATCATCATTCCTAAACCAACTAACGATAGCTTCCGAGCTTACAAACTGTCTAAGCGTTTAGATGATGACATCTCTGCAGTGTGTGGTGCATTTGATATTCAAATCGAAGACGGCAAGGTGTCTTACGCTCGTATCGCCTTTGGCGGTATGGCTGCAACACCTAAGCGCGCGGCGCGTTGTGAAAATACGTTATTAGGCAAACCGTGGACAGACGCTAATATTAAGTTAGCGATGCAGGAACTGTATAACGACTTTGAACCGCTATCCGATTTCCGTGCAAGCCAAGAATATCGTTCACTGTCGGCAGCAAATATGTTGCGTCGTTACTTCATTGAACAGCAGAACAAAAACAACCAAATCGAAACAAGGGTAACGTCTTATGTCTAAATCAAATTCCTCTGTTCACAAGAGCAATGCGATGACCCACGAAGAGATGGTTACCATTGCAAAACAAGACCTAAAAACTGGTGTAGGTAAAAGCGTTAAACACGACAGTGCAGCCAAGCAAGTAACGGGCGAAGCGGTGTACATTGATGACCGCCTTGAGTTCCCAAATCAACTGCACGTTTACGCACGCCTGAGCACTCAAGCACACGCCAACATCACCAAAATAGACCTATCACCGTGTTACGAATTTGAAGGCGTGACGATTGCCATTCAAGCCAAAGACGTACCGGGTGAACTGGATATCGGTGCAATTCTTCCGGGTGACCCACTGCTTGCCGATGGCAAAGTAGAATACTACGGCCAACCTGTGATTGCCGTGGCAGCCAACGATTTAGAAACTGCACGCAAAGCCGCACATGCAGCCATTATTGAATACGAAGAGCTACCAGCCATTCTTGATGTAAAAGAAGCGCTAGAGAAAGAGCACTTCGTAACAGAAAGCCACACTCAACAACGTGGTGATTCAAAAGCGGCGCTGGCAAAAGCAAAACACGTGATCTCTGGTGACCTAGAGATCGGTGGACAAGAACACTTCTACCTAGAAACTCAAATAAGTAGCGTAATGCCAACCGAAGATGGCGGCATGATCGTGTACACCTCGACTCAAAACCCGACCGAAGTTCAAAAACTGGTTGCGGAAGTGATTGGCGTACCAATGCACAAAGTCGTGATTGATATGCGTCGTATGGGTGGTGGTTTCGGTGGTAAAGAGACTCAAGCGGCCTCTCCAGCATGTATGGCTGCAGTTATTGCCCACCTTACAGGCCGACCTACCAAAATGCGTCTGCTGCGCAGTGAAGACATGCAGCAAACCGGTAAACGCCACCCGTTCTACAATCAATATACGGTCGGCTTTGACGACAATGGTGTGATTCAAGGTGCCGACATTACCGTTGCAGGTAACTGTGGCTATTCGCCAGACTTATCAAGTTCTATTGTCGACCGTGCGATGTTCCACTCAGACAACGCCTATTATCTAGGTGATGCAACTGTGGTCGGTCACCGATGCAAAACCAACACCGCATCGAACACCGCTTACCGCGGCTTTGGTGGCCCGCAAGGCATGATGACCATTGAACACATCATGGACGAGATTGCGCGTTACCTGAAAAAAGATCCTTTGGAAGTGCGTAAGGCGAACTACTACGGCGAAGAAGGCCGTAACGTGACCCATTACTATCAAACCGTTGAAGACAACTTTTTACCTGAGATAACCGAACAGCTTGAACGCAGCAGTGACTATCACGCACGTCGTAAAGAAATCGCTGAGTTCAACAAGCAGAGCCCTATCTTGAAGAAAGGCCTTGCGATCACACCAGTGAAATTCGGCATCTCGTTTACTGCGACTTTCTTGAACCAAGCAGGTGCGCTCATCCATATCTATACCGATGGCAGTATTCATTTGAATCACGGTGGTACGGAAATGGGGCAAGGCTTGAACATCAAAGTGGCACAAATCGTTGCACAGGAGTTCCAAGTCGATGTCGAACGTATCCAGATCACCGCTACAAACACAGACAAAGTTCCGAACACATCACCAACCGCAGCCTCATCGGGCGCCGACCTCAACGGTAAGGCCGCGCAAAACGCCGCAATAACCATTAAGCAACGTCTGATCGACTTCGCTTCTTCGCACTTCAAAGTGTGGCCTGAAGAAGTCGAGTTTAAGAACGGTATGGTGCAGATCCGCGATGAGATCATGACCTTCAACTCGTTTGTTGAACTGGCTTGGTTTAACCAAATCTCGCTATCTAGCACTGGTTTCTACCGCACGCCGAAGATCTATTACGATCACGAGAAAGCACGCGGTCGCCCGTTCTACTACTACGCGTATGGCGCCTCTTGTTCAGAGGTTATCGTCGATACCCTAACTGGCGAAAACAAGATTCTGCGTGTCGATATTTTGCATGACGTGGGCGCTTCATTGAACCCTGCGATTGATATCGGCCAAGTCGAAGGTGGCTTTGTGCAAGGTGTCGGTTGGTTAACGACGGAGGAGTTGGTTTGGAACCAGCAAGGCCGCTTAATGACCAATGGCCCGGCAAGCTACAAGATCCCTGCGATTGCTGATATGCCAATTGATTTCAGAACGCACCTTTTGGAAAACCGCAGTAACCCAGAAGACACCGTCTTCAACTCGAAAGCCGTGGGTGAGCCCCCTTTCATGCTGGGTATGTCGGTATGGAGCGCACTGAAAGATGCGATTAGCTATGTCGCCGTTGATGGCGCGATTCCTAAGCTCAACACACCTGCAACGCCAGAACGTATTCTGATGGCGATTCAGGAAGTCACTGAAACGGCTCCGACTTCGGTCGATGCTCAATCAGAAACGGCTTAGGGCTAATAGGTATCTAAGACACCAATAGGCAGCTAGGGAAGCATAAAAGGGATTTAGGAGGACGTATGTTTAAGGATAATTGGATTCACGAACTGGCAAAACTGGAAGAGAACTACGAACCGTGTGTGATGGTGACGGTTCTTGAGGACAGAGGTTCCGTTCCACGCGATGCGGGCACCAAAATGCTTGTCACTCGTGACCGAATCATCGCTACGATTGGTGGTGGTCATCTTGAACATGTGGCCACTAAAATGGCGCGCGAGATGCTGATTGCCAGTGAAAAATCGCTCAAAGTGGAACGCTTCAACCTAGGTGCTCGTTTAGGCCAGTGTTGTGGCGGAATGGCAACGTTAAGCTTTGAACCGATTGGCACTCAGCAGAACCACCTTGTGCTGTTTGGCGCAGGCCATGTTGCCAAAGCGTTGCTGCACATAGTGGCGACTTTGCCCTTCCGTGTGACCTGGATTGATGAACGCGAAGAAGTATTCCCTGAAACGCTGCCACACGGTGTGAAGAAGCTTGTCTCAGACGACCCCGTCGGTGAAGTGAAACACATGCCGCCGAACAGCTATTACCTAGTGATGACGCACAACCACCAGCTCGATTTTGACCTAACCAAAGCCATTATCGACCGTGAAGACAGCCGTTACTTCGGCATGATCGGCTCGCTTACCAAGCGTAAGAAGTTCGACTTCCGCTTAGAGCAGCGCGGCTATAGCCAAGAGCAAATTGAAACCATGATTTGCCCGATTGGCATTAGTGCGGTGAATGGCAAACATCCTGCCGAAATTGCGGTATCGGTTGCGGGTGAGCTGATCGCACACTATCAAGGCCAAGCCCTTGAACAAAAGCGCCCAACCAAACAATATCGAAATCAGGATTTGACCGATCAACATAGTCAACCAAGCGACGTAGGCGAACCACCATTGGAAGAGAAGATCGCCTAACACAAGTCGCAAAGCTTTAGCGGCCATAACGTCGCTGAAGTCATTAAAAGGAAGTAAACATGACAACGCAACGCAAAGCTTATCGCGCCAGCATTTTACACAGCGTCGCCGACCCAAAAGATGTCGGTATCGATGAGTCTTACGACTATTTTGAAGACGGTGTTTTAGTGGTTGAGAACGGCCATGTCGTCGACTTAGGCCATGCCGATGAGGTATTGGCTCGCCAACCAAAAACACTCGAAGTAAAAGAATACAAAGACAAGCTGATCACCTCTGGCTTTATTGATACGCACATCCACTACCCTCAAACAGGGATGATCGCGTCTTATGGTGAGCAGCTACTAGATTGGTTAGAGAACTACACCTTCCCAGAAGAAAAGCGCTTTAAAAACCCCGTCTACGCACAAAAAGTAGCCAAGCTGTTTCTTGACGAACTAGCCAGCAATGGTACAACTACAGCACTCGTATTCGGCACGGTACACAAAGAGTCGGTAAATGTATTCTTTGAAGAAGCTGAGAAGCGTAATCTACGTATGATTGCGGGCAAGGTTTTAATGGATCGCAATGCGCCTGATTACCTCACCGACACTCCAGAATCAGGCTATGCTGACTCCAAGGAACTGATTGAAAAATGGCATAAACGCGGTCGTTTGCACTACGCCGTGACACCTCGTTTCGCACCAACCAGCACACCAGAACAACTTGCTACTGTCGGTAAACTGCTAGAAGAATACCCAGACGTGTACATGCACACTCACCTTTCTGAAAATGAGAAAGAGATCGAGTGGGTGAAATCGCTGTTCCCAGAGCGCGACAGTTACCTAGATGTATATGACCACTATGGTCTGCTGCATAAACGCTCGGTATTCGCGCACGGTATTCACTTATCAGATTGCGAATGCAAACGCCTAGCGGATACCGATTCGGCAATCGCATTTTGCCCAACCTCTAACCTTTTCTTAGGCTCAGGTTTATTCAGATTACCAGAAATGGAAGAACACGGCATTCGTGTCGGCGTGGGTACTGATGTTGGCGCAGGCACCAGCTTCTCAATTCTTCAAACCATGAGTGAAGCGTATAAGATCATGCAGTTACAGCATAAGAAGCTGCACCCGGCTAAGTCACTGTTCTTGGCAACACTAGGCGGTGCTCGCTCGCTGCATTTAGAAGACAAGATTGGTAACTTGGAAGTCGGAAAAGAAGCGGATTTCGTGGTGTTGGATCTACACGCAACTCAGCTGATGCGCTTTAGAATGGAACAAGCCACCAAGCTTGAAGAGAAGCTGTTTGTACTGATGAGTTTGGGTGACGACAGAACCGTTAGCGAGACTTACATCTATGGCGAAAAGGCCTACGATGTGAATTTCAAAGATTACCAAAAGCTTGTTAGTTAAGCTTAAAACCGAGTAACAATCGCTAGACAGCGACAGCCGTCGTTAATTAGAAA encodes the following:
- the xdhB gene encoding xanthine dehydrogenase molybdopterin binding subunit encodes the protein MSKSNSSVHKSNAMTHEEMVTIAKQDLKTGVGKSVKHDSAAKQVTGEAVYIDDRLEFPNQLHVYARLSTQAHANITKIDLSPCYEFEGVTIAIQAKDVPGELDIGAILPGDPLLADGKVEYYGQPVIAVAANDLETARKAAHAAIIEYEELPAILDVKEALEKEHFVTESHTQQRGDSKAALAKAKHVISGDLEIGGQEHFYLETQISSVMPTEDGGMIVYTSTQNPTEVQKLVAEVIGVPMHKVVIDMRRMGGGFGGKETQAASPACMAAVIAHLTGRPTKMRLLRSEDMQQTGKRHPFYNQYTVGFDDNGVIQGADITVAGNCGYSPDLSSSIVDRAMFHSDNAYYLGDATVVGHRCKTNTASNTAYRGFGGPQGMMTIEHIMDEIARYLKKDPLEVRKANYYGEEGRNVTHYYQTVEDNFLPEITEQLERSSDYHARRKEIAEFNKQSPILKKGLAITPVKFGISFTATFLNQAGALIHIYTDGSIHLNHGGTEMGQGLNIKVAQIVAQEFQVDVERIQITATNTDKVPNTSPTAASSGADLNGKAAQNAAITIKQRLIDFASSHFKVWPEEVEFKNGMVQIRDEIMTFNSFVELAWFNQISLSSTGFYRTPKIYYDHEKARGRPFYYYAYGASCSEVIVDTLTGENKILRVDILHDVGASLNPAIDIGQVEGGFVQGVGWLTTEELVWNQQGRLMTNGPASYKIPAIADMPIDFRTHLLENRSNPEDTVFNSKAVGEPPFMLGMSVWSALKDAISYVAVDGAIPKLNTPATPERILMAIQEVTETAPTSVDAQSETA
- the xdhA gene encoding xanthine dehydrogenase small subunit; translation: MTVLNYLRTKVNKTGTKEGCGSGDCGACTVVLGEVVDGQLQYRSVNSCLTFVSALHGKQLITVEDLQNRDRSLHPVQKAVVDFHGSQCGYCTPGFIMSMFALGKNKPDASKEDVMESLAGNLCRCTGYRPIVDAAMSLSTDQPLIDQFAELERNTIKKLENIQDTEANLRLGHLTAFSPKSTDELAKLFQAHPNAKLVAGGTDLALEVTQFHREIETLISVNLVEDMKVCEETDTDLIIGANLPISDSYSLLKKHYPDFGELLHRFASLQVRNQGTIGGNVANASPIGDTPPLLIALDAKIKLRSGDESRTMPIEDYFISYKVTAQKESEFIEQIIIPKPTNDSFRAYKLSKRLDDDISAVCGAFDIQIEDGKVSYARIAFGGMAATPKRAARCENTLLGKPWTDANIKLAMQELYNDFEPLSDFRASQEYRSLSAANMLRRYFIEQQNKNNQIETRVTSYV
- the xdhC gene encoding xanthine dehydrogenase accessory protein XdhC produces the protein MFKDNWIHELAKLEENYEPCVMVTVLEDRGSVPRDAGTKMLVTRDRIIATIGGGHLEHVATKMAREMLIASEKSLKVERFNLGARLGQCCGGMATLSFEPIGTQQNHLVLFGAGHVAKALLHIVATLPFRVTWIDEREEVFPETLPHGVKKLVSDDPVGEVKHMPPNSYYLVMTHNHQLDFDLTKAIIDREDSRYFGMIGSLTKRKKFDFRLEQRGYSQEQIETMICPIGISAVNGKHPAEIAVSVAGELIAHYQGQALEQKRPTKQYRNQDLTDQHSQPSDVGEPPLEEKIA
- a CDS encoding HAD family hydrolase; its protein translation is MNFQAAIFDMDGLLLDTERLCMQVFEEACHAQGVPFLQDVYLGIIGCNAKTIEQIFRNGYGESLDYPALNNEWRTRYSAIVKHQAIPVKDGVIELLEWLKSNDIPIAVATSTQLDIAKKKLELAGLDSYFTSLSTGCEVTHGKPHPEIYLLAAERLGVAPETCLAFEDSNNGIRASMAANMISFQIPDLVEPCEEVKALGHTISPSLHHVLAQLQQAAA
- a CDS encoding DNA-3-methyladenine glycosylase I, coding for MTQEKFDTIYQRAAHRKGGAAELEKIVRAPLSQAELSQITDDRWLAAFTEKVFQCGISWNVVRKKWPQFEEVFFEFDIEKMLMLPNEMWEQKAQDPRIIRHLTKVMTIPANATMIHNAKREADSFSQMVADWPSERITELWDYLKKHGKRLGGNTGAYALRQMGKDTFILSSDVEAHLRSTDVIDSGRNTKRAQVAASKAFNEWQQQSGRSLSEISQIVAYSCGDNRV
- a CDS encoding GntR family transcriptional regulator: MTALKNSVSKGVKTKVTGQTQDDVVYCHIFDAILEQRLPPATKLSEEALADIFSVSRTIIRRALLRLSLEQVVVIRPNRGAVIAAPTVDEAKQIFKAREVMEIAITELAVKNATKTQIEECRKLVAKENCAFDQGDYGSGLRLSGEFHIKLAEMAENAPLLAFQRSLVSQTSLLIAQYETGNHSNCSLDEHSGLLDAIESGNEQQAVELMHEHLSHIRSKLNLDSSTASSDLHVVFSDLLKSKS
- a CDS encoding HD domain-containing protein, whose protein sequence is MIEKLESQLIDFAQQEMTQDSAHDISHIKRVVKTAKALCTQEQAKLEVVLPAAYLHDCFTFPKNHPDRAQSSQMTADKAISFLKSIDYPAPYLDEIHHAIVTHSYSANITPETLEAQIVQDADRLDSLGAIGIARCLYVGQSFNAELYNHEDPFAKQRDLDDKHYSVDHFYVKLFKLAETMNTESAKLEANKRTDYMRGFLDQLVSEV
- a CDS encoding anaerobic C4-dicarboxylate transporter — its product is MLYFEFLFLLVVLYIGSRYGGIGLGVVSGIGLVIEVFVFKMPPTSPPVTVMLIILAVVTCASILEAAGGLKYMLQVAERVLRKNPKRVTLIAPFVTYSMTFLLGTGHAVYSIMPIIGDVALKNGIRPERPMAAASVASQLAITASPISAAVVYYLAQLSDVQHSITLLSILLVTVPATLFGTFLLSLYSLKRGKELNDDPDYQARLKDPEWKKRIENTTATSLDEVLPTSARNAVLIFLLSIVVIVIVAMVPEIRTIVDGDKPIKMSVIIQMMMLCFGGIILLATKTDPRDVPNGVVFKSGMVAAIAIFGIAWMSDTYFQYAMPQFKSGIVEMVTNYPWTFALALFIVSVVVNSQAATARMMLPVGLGLGLDPALLIGLMPAVYGYFFIPNYPSDIATVNFDVSGTTKIGKWYFNHSFMSVGLIGVVGACCLGYALAQIFIA
- the guaD gene encoding guanine deaminase, giving the protein MTTQRKAYRASILHSVADPKDVGIDESYDYFEDGVLVVENGHVVDLGHADEVLARQPKTLEVKEYKDKLITSGFIDTHIHYPQTGMIASYGEQLLDWLENYTFPEEKRFKNPVYAQKVAKLFLDELASNGTTTALVFGTVHKESVNVFFEEAEKRNLRMIAGKVLMDRNAPDYLTDTPESGYADSKELIEKWHKRGRLHYAVTPRFAPTSTPEQLATVGKLLEEYPDVYMHTHLSENEKEIEWVKSLFPERDSYLDVYDHYGLLHKRSVFAHGIHLSDCECKRLADTDSAIAFCPTSNLFLGSGLFRLPEMEEHGIRVGVGTDVGAGTSFSILQTMSEAYKIMQLQHKKLHPAKSLFLATLGGARSLHLEDKIGNLEVGKEADFVVLDLHATQLMRFRMEQATKLEEKLFVLMSLGDDRTVSETYIYGEKAYDVNFKDYQKLVS